From Shewanella yunxiaonensis, the proteins below share one genomic window:
- a CDS encoding DmsE family decaheme c-type cytochrome, giving the protein MLNTTLVAAVLSLGLAHTAHAAPWDKKMTPAQVESALDKKFEEGKYSPKGADTCLMCHRRTGNVMEIFKGVHGAIDSSKSPMAGLQCEACHGPQGKHKGANEPMITFGKGSTLSPQKQNSVCLSCHTDDKRMNWEGSHHDNADVACASCHTIHAAQDPVLSKATEVEVCTSCHTKEKADMNKRSAHPLKWNQMTCTDCHNPHGTSTEADLVKPTINETCYSCHAEKRGPKLWEHAPVTENCDSCHNPHGSANEAMLKARAPMLCQQCHASDGHTSNAYMGNTGLGSTVNGSAFTGGRSCLNCHSQVHGSNNPSGKLLQR; this is encoded by the coding sequence ATGCTGAATACTACGTTAGTGGCTGCAGTATTGTCTTTAGGGCTAGCCCATACTGCGCATGCCGCACCGTGGGATAAAAAAATGACTCCTGCGCAGGTAGAATCTGCCCTCGATAAAAAATTTGAAGAAGGTAAATACTCACCTAAAGGTGCTGATACCTGTTTAATGTGTCACCGCAGAACCGGCAATGTCATGGAAATTTTTAAAGGGGTCCATGGCGCCATAGATTCCAGTAAAAGTCCGATGGCGGGATTACAATGTGAAGCTTGTCATGGTCCTCAAGGTAAACACAAAGGCGCTAATGAGCCGATGATTACCTTTGGTAAAGGGTCAACGCTGTCACCACAGAAGCAGAACTCAGTATGCCTTAGCTGTCATACAGATGATAAACGCATGAACTGGGAAGGCAGTCACCATGACAATGCTGATGTAGCTTGTGCTTCTTGCCACACTATCCATGCGGCTCAAGATCCTGTTCTGTCGAAAGCTACAGAAGTAGAAGTTTGTACCAGCTGCCATACCAAAGAAAAAGCGGATATGAACAAGCGTTCTGCACACCCGCTGAAATGGAATCAGATGACCTGTACCGATTGCCATAATCCTCACGGTACCAGTACCGAAGCGGATTTGGTAAAACCAACGATCAACGAAACCTGCTACAGCTGTCATGCCGAGAAACGTGGTCCAAAATTATGGGAGCATGCCCCTGTCACTGAAAACTGCGACAGTTGCCATAACCCACATGGCTCAGCTAATGAAGCCATGTTAAAAGCTCGGGCACCAATGCTGTGTCAACAATGTCATGCCAGTGACGGCCATACCAGCAATGCCTATATGGGTAATACCGGATTAGGATCAACTGTGAATGGTAGCGCCTTTACCGGTGGTAGAAGCTGCCTGAACTGCCACAGTCAGGTACATGGTTCTAATAATCCATCCGGCAAATTGCTGCAGCGTTAA
- a CDS encoding OmcA/MtrC family decaheme c-type cytochrome has product MMNASNSKFALLLAAGALSMTLTGCGGSDGADGAAGSDGSAGGSPAMTIDALNFTFYDETITDGVASLRFQVTNQDDQAVVGLQKMRFYALQLLPQGATGVGNATQWQYIVDETCDLASTCPGTFVDKKNGVYTYTFSTNFADTSATRTTFNAELAQRFMIRAYNTPLPDGTAVPNSNAIVDFTVSGNEPGYSRKIVATASCNKCHGDVSTAHHSGSYNDVNMCASCHTPNRLSNSDDQFSMLIHAKHFTVDADGVPQPVYESEALKTCSTCHNDQGDLTPDWGNWSKVPTAQACGSCHSDIDFATGQGHSQQSDNSNCVACHNSEWTEEVHSTDYQNKEAVIAKRGMTATLVANDDDSATLTVTLIDANGNALDASSELSKIKRLETITNVGPEFPIMGYNVSPGSGVAHVTKDLITDNTLQSDVSIVDGKLVYTTPALPFGSGDTDTAFTFIGLEMCTSGADLIACTSDSDTTSMKAQLAFGTKSGDAPTYRHTDSVSFAACQKCHGDSFQLHKGHHTGFVLSDQLGREVNGEMTVGLDGCVACHTPDGTYASGANKGAFEMKLHVVHNEVGVITECTQCHTSFNLDSFKNKGALATAAGEYTTPITAVCTSCHALGSDGLHSQETLESYGAVVNGDYTAANQAAQSETCFYCHKPTAADHTVVNM; this is encoded by the coding sequence ATGATGAACGCAAGTAACTCAAAATTCGCACTACTGCTTGCTGCCGGTGCGTTATCCATGACCTTAACGGGTTGTGGCGGCAGCGATGGAGCAGATGGTGCAGCCGGTTCTGACGGTTCGGCTGGTGGCAGCCCCGCCATGACGATCGATGCTTTAAACTTTACCTTTTATGATGAAACTATCACCGATGGTGTTGCCAGTCTTCGTTTCCAGGTAACCAACCAGGATGATCAAGCTGTGGTCGGGCTGCAAAAAATGCGTTTCTATGCATTGCAGCTGTTACCTCAGGGAGCAACTGGTGTCGGTAACGCCACACAATGGCAGTATATTGTCGATGAAACCTGTGACCTTGCTAGCACTTGTCCAGGTACCTTTGTAGACAAGAAAAACGGTGTATATACCTATACCTTCTCCACTAATTTCGCTGACACCTCTGCTACCAGAACCACTTTTAATGCAGAGCTCGCACAGCGTTTCATGATCCGTGCTTATAACACACCGTTACCTGATGGCACCGCAGTACCTAACTCTAATGCCATTGTTGACTTCACCGTTTCCGGTAACGAGCCCGGTTATTCCCGCAAGATTGTGGCCACGGCTAGCTGTAACAAATGTCACGGAGATGTGAGCACTGCACATCACAGCGGTTCTTATAACGACGTCAACATGTGTGCTAGCTGCCATACACCTAATCGTTTGAGTAACTCTGATGATCAGTTCAGCATGTTGATCCATGCTAAACATTTTACCGTCGATGCTGATGGTGTACCGCAACCGGTATATGAAAGCGAAGCACTTAAAACCTGTAGCACATGTCACAACGATCAGGGGGATTTAACTCCTGATTGGGGTAACTGGTCTAAGGTACCAACCGCTCAGGCCTGTGGTAGCTGCCATAGCGATATCGATTTTGCTACTGGCCAAGGTCACAGCCAGCAGTCTGACAACTCTAACTGTGTGGCTTGTCACAACAGCGAATGGACTGAAGAAGTTCACTCCACAGACTATCAAAACAAAGAAGCCGTGATCGCTAAACGCGGTATGACAGCTACTCTGGTTGCTAATGATGATGACAGCGCCACACTGACCGTTACGTTGATTGATGCTAATGGCAATGCTTTGGACGCCAGTTCTGAACTGAGCAAAATTAAGCGCCTGGAAACTATCACCAACGTTGGCCCTGAATTCCCAATTATGGGTTACAACGTTAGCCCCGGTTCAGGTGTGGCCCATGTCACTAAAGACCTGATTACCGACAATACCTTGCAGAGTGATGTCAGTATTGTCGATGGCAAACTGGTTTACACTACACCAGCCTTACCCTTTGGTAGCGGTGATACAGACACAGCATTTACTTTCATCGGTCTGGAAATGTGTACTAGCGGTGCAGATCTGATTGCTTGTACCAGTGACAGTGATACTACCAGTATGAAAGCACAGCTGGCCTTTGGGACTAAGTCTGGCGATGCACCAACCTATCGTCATACTGACTCTGTTAGTTTTGCCGCTTGTCAGAAATGTCACGGAGATAGCTTCCAACTGCATAAAGGCCATCACACTGGGTTCGTGCTGAGTGATCAGTTGGGTCGTGAAGTGAATGGTGAAATGACTGTTGGTCTTGACGGTTGTGTTGCCTGCCATACTCCAGATGGCACATACGCCAGCGGTGCCAACAAAGGCGCATTTGAAATGAAACTCCACGTAGTTCACAACGAAGTGGGCGTTATCACTGAGTGTACTCAGTGTCATACCAGCTTCAATCTGGATTCATTTAAAAACAAAGGCGCACTGGCAACTGCTGCTGGTGAATACACCACACCGATCACAGCCGTTTGTACTTCCTGTCACGCACTGGGATCTGATGGTTTGCATTCTCAAGAAACACTTGAAAGTTATGGTGCGGTAGTCAACGGTGATTACACCGCTGCCAACCAAGCCGCGCAGTCAGAAACTTGTTTCTACTGCCACAAACCAACAGCTGCAGACCACACAGTGGTGAATATGTAA
- a CDS encoding OmcA/MtrC family decaheme c-type cytochrome has product MMKRFNFNAASKALLGAGLLSLVLAGCGGSDGTDGQDGAPGEPGLTTLSIDNATTLKADFTDASISNGSVSVTFSLTNANGVAVVGLTKDYDLRFGIAQLTHVVDTNSDGSTGFDHGYQWQSYINVTKAPSNVPTDVDNLNPSTQTQATVESVSNCDNCLVDNGDGTYTYTYQNNIANVTTPVSVTYDADDTQRVTLELKTDTLAVNAHFDWQPSSGMTSGIQTRNVVSIDACYTCHQPDSLKAHGGRRLDLANCEACHTATSGDPESGNSIDFTYMIHAIHRGSARVTYDADGNEVADPYKIVGYGGSVENFGEVNFPQTPAANCAVCHVQGTSAPSDAALFTEEKSNTACIACHSEKPSAHHSSTDCMSCHNAESPYPGTGSAVKRHGDVLKAYTLAQEMSVKVSNIGLDANGKLTFGVQVLDADGNAVDQTYINQSSRMVVGWDIDKDFPAYSEASYSNRRASLSAGTYDAATKTYTVTITSMNMPADASGKTFEIWSTLQACFNNGGYGVDDIQLTDCSADNVRKVYIKQDPYKFVWGTTGEDDTATVATRRNIIDANKCLGCHGQEIVHNANGVNCQACHTPDKTLKSDSTYPGGKVPTSFAFKVHEQEGHYLKYAGLGSGTVLKTDCSTCHTDDGITLGRDPDRAWRYGDTDNGGAEIWVSSDAGACLSCHQQYLTDAAKSHIETNGGILDGISADDVKQRAAETCKTCHTPSQLMEAHGN; this is encoded by the coding sequence ATGATGAAACGGTTTAATTTCAATGCCGCGAGCAAAGCGCTGTTGGGAGCCGGGCTGTTGTCTTTGGTGCTCGCCGGCTGCGGCGGAAGCGATGGCACAGACGGCCAAGACGGAGCCCCCGGTGAACCCGGATTAACTACGCTCAGCATCGACAACGCTACTACGCTAAAAGCCGATTTTACTGATGCTTCTATTTCCAACGGCAGCGTTAGCGTTACCTTCTCTTTAACTAATGCCAATGGTGTGGCGGTTGTCGGTCTTACCAAGGATTATGATCTACGCTTTGGCATCGCCCAATTAACCCACGTAGTTGACACAAATTCTGATGGCTCCACCGGTTTTGATCACGGTTACCAATGGCAGTCGTACATTAACGTCACCAAAGCGCCTTCTAACGTACCGACTGACGTAGACAACCTCAATCCATCCACTCAAACTCAAGCAACTGTTGAGTCTGTATCAAATTGCGACAATTGCCTGGTGGATAATGGTGATGGTACCTATACCTATACCTACCAAAACAATATCGCTAACGTGACAACGCCAGTCTCAGTGACTTATGACGCCGATGATACTCAACGTGTCACACTGGAACTCAAAACTGACACTCTCGCGGTCAATGCGCATTTTGACTGGCAGCCGTCCAGTGGCATGACCTCTGGTATACAGACCCGCAACGTCGTATCGATTGATGCTTGTTATACCTGTCACCAACCAGACAGTCTGAAAGCTCACGGCGGCCGTCGTCTGGATCTGGCAAACTGTGAAGCTTGCCATACGGCAACTTCCGGTGACCCAGAATCAGGCAATAGCATTGACTTCACTTACATGATCCATGCAATTCACCGCGGTTCCGCTCGCGTTACTTACGATGCGGATGGTAATGAAGTTGCTGACCCATACAAGATCGTTGGCTACGGTGGCAGCGTTGAAAACTTTGGGGAAGTCAACTTCCCGCAGACACCTGCCGCAAATTGCGCGGTTTGTCACGTACAAGGAACTAGCGCGCCAAGCGATGCGGCACTGTTTACTGAAGAGAAAAGCAATACTGCTTGTATTGCCTGTCATTCAGAAAAACCTTCTGCTCACCACAGCAGCACCGACTGTATGTCTTGCCACAATGCCGAATCACCATATCCAGGCACTGGCAGCGCAGTTAAACGTCATGGCGATGTGCTGAAAGCTTACACATTGGCACAAGAGATGAGTGTAAAAGTGTCCAATATCGGCCTTGATGCCAATGGTAAGCTGACCTTCGGTGTACAGGTACTGGATGCGGATGGTAATGCTGTCGATCAGACTTATATCAACCAAAGCAGTCGTATGGTTGTGGGCTGGGACATCGACAAAGACTTCCCAGCATACAGTGAAGCGTCATATAGCAACCGCCGCGCTAGTTTAAGCGCCGGAACATATGATGCCGCTACCAAGACTTACACTGTGACAATTACCAGTATGAATATGCCAGCAGATGCCAGCGGCAAGACTTTTGAAATTTGGTCTACGCTGCAAGCCTGCTTCAACAACGGCGGTTATGGCGTTGATGATATTCAGTTAACTGATTGCAGTGCAGACAACGTTCGTAAAGTTTATATCAAACAAGATCCTTACAAGTTTGTTTGGGGAACTACCGGCGAAGACGACACCGCAACAGTAGCCACTCGTCGTAACATCATTGATGCAAACAAATGTCTGGGCTGTCATGGCCAGGAAATTGTTCACAACGCTAATGGTGTGAACTGTCAGGCTTGTCATACACCTGATAAAACATTGAAATCAGATTCAACTTATCCAGGTGGCAAAGTACCGACTAGTTTTGCATTCAAGGTACATGAACAGGAAGGCCATTACCTGAAATATGCTGGGTTAGGGTCAGGAACAGTGCTGAAAACTGACTGTTCTACCTGTCACACTGATGACGGAATTACCTTGGGCCGAGATCCGGATCGCGCGTGGCGTTACGGTGACACTGACAATGGCGGAGCCGAAATTTGGGTATCTTCCGATGCCGGGGCTTGCCTGAGCTGTCACCAACAATACCTGACCGATGCGGCTAAGTCTCACATTGAAACTAACGGCGGTATTCTCGACGGTATCAGCGCCGATGATGTTAAGCAACGTGCGGCAGAAACCTGTAAGACTTGTCACACACCATCACAGCTGATGGAAGCTCATGGCAACTAA
- a CDS encoding FeoA family protein: MKLSELNPGDRAKISDIGRLELPSAVKRKLLSLGITPNTHFSLIRRAPMGSGLELEIRGSKLCVRQELAQIVEVERADD, encoded by the coding sequence ATGAAGTTAAGTGAATTGAACCCCGGCGATCGCGCAAAAATTTCTGATATCGGGCGTTTGGAACTGCCATCCGCAGTTAAACGCAAGCTTTTGTCTCTGGGGATTACACCCAATACGCATTTCTCACTTATTCGTCGCGCACCGATGGGGTCGGGTCTTGAACTCGAAATCCGTGGCAGTAAATTGTGTGTGCGCCAAGAGCTGGCACAGATAGTTGAAGTGGAGAGGGCAGATGATTAA